In Leptospira harrisiae, a genomic segment contains:
- a CDS encoding electron transfer flavoprotein subunit beta/FixA family protein has product MKIVVLVKQVPDTETNIKVGDKSINEAGVKWIISPYDEFAIEEGIRIREKSGGEVIAVSLGPDRAVEALRTAYAMGVDRAVHVKVDDYVTFDSTYTSELLANLIKAENADVVIGGRQSIDTDSSQVVVQIAERLNVPHVAMALKLEFDGNKVTATREIEGGTEVVETTAPLAVTAQKGLNEPRYPSLKGIMSAKKKPVDVKKPEELGATGSKLEVVSLEPPPPRIAGRKLEAADAQGFASQLVKALREEAKVI; this is encoded by the coding sequence ATGAAAATTGTTGTTCTAGTTAAACAGGTTCCGGACACGGAAACCAATATCAAAGTCGGCGACAAATCGATCAACGAAGCTGGCGTAAAATGGATCATCTCTCCTTATGATGAATTTGCTATCGAAGAGGGAATTAGAATTCGTGAAAAAAGCGGTGGAGAAGTCATCGCAGTTTCCCTCGGTCCAGACCGTGCAGTAGAAGCACTACGTACTGCTTACGCTATGGGTGTAGACAGAGCTGTTCATGTAAAAGTGGATGACTACGTAACTTTTGATTCTACATACACTTCCGAACTTCTTGCAAACCTCATCAAAGCAGAAAATGCAGATGTAGTGATTGGTGGACGTCAATCGATTGATACTGACAGCTCACAAGTTGTGGTTCAAATTGCAGAAAGATTGAATGTTCCTCATGTTGCTATGGCCCTCAAACTTGAGTTTGATGGAAACAAAGTAACAGCAACTCGCGAAATCGAAGGTGGAACTGAAGTTGTAGAAACAACAGCTCCTCTAGCAGTCACTGCTCAAAAAGGTTTGAACGAACCAAGATACCCAAGTTTAAAAGGAATCATGTCTGCGAAGAAAAAACCAGTAGATGTGAAAAAACCGGAAGAACTCGGAGCAACTGGATCTAAACTCGAAGTTGTATCTCTCGAACCACCTCCTCCACGTATCGCTGGTCGAAAACTGGAAGCAGCAGATGCACAAGGTTTTGCATCTCAACTTGTAAAAGCTCTTCGCGAAGAAGCGAAGGTCATCTAA
- a CDS encoding LIC10362 family protein: MWLLIIHSLALFLFVFLYSFRFRNLVPNPEQSILIQIQAATKDWKSTPNLVLLIAFLLFLLFPLTLGFSFYLQSDANVVVVILWIIWAYNWSKYSFFRE; this comes from the coding sequence ATGTGGTTACTCATCATCCATTCGCTTGCACTTTTCCTTTTTGTATTCCTTTACTCTTTCCGATTTCGAAATTTGGTGCCAAATCCCGAACAAAGTATTCTTATACAAATCCAAGCGGCCACAAAGGACTGGAAATCCACTCCGAATTTGGTCCTTCTCATTGCCTTCTTGCTTTTTCTCCTCTTCCCACTCACCTTAGGATTTTCCTTCTACCTCCAGAGTGACGCAAACGTGGTGGTTGTCATTCTCTGGATCATTTGGGCTTACAATTGGAGCAAATACAGTTTCTTCCGAGAATAA